The window CGGTGGAGGTGCAAGACAACGGCTTCGCCTACCTGCTGTTTACCTCCGGGAGCACTGGGGATCCCAAGGGCGTGGGCATCACCCACGCCAACGTGAACTTCTTCGTCAACGCGGTGCAACGGAAATACCGTTTCGCTGCCAGCGACAGGTTCTCACAACTGTTCGACTTCACCTTCGACCTCTCGGCCTTTGACATGTTTGTGGCCTGGAGCGCCGGAGCAGCCGTGTATTGCCCGCCAAAGGAGGAATGCCTCGCCCCGGTGAAATTCGTGAAGAAGCACGAGTTGACCGTATGGTTCTCCGTGCCCTCCACGGGTGTGCTGATGGCACGCTTCGATTTCCTCAAACCCGGCAACCTCCCGTCCTTGCGCTTTGCTCTATTCTGCGGGGAGGCCCTACTCTGCGACACGGCCCGGCAGTTCCTGGCCGCCGCGCCGCAGGCCCTGGTGGAGAACCTCTACGGCCCCACCGAGGCGACCATCGCCTTCACCGCTTATCCATGCACCCAAGCATCCCTGGACGAGAAGTGCCGCAACGGCGTCGTGCCCATCGGCAAGCCCTTCGAGGGCCTGGTGGCCGCCGTGGTGGACGAGAACCTGCGGCCGCTGCCCAGGGGCGAGGTCGGGGAACTCTGCCTCGGCGGGGCCCAGATCGCTCCAGGATACTGGGAGGGCGAGGCCCTGACCCGCGCCAAATTCCTCTCACTACCCCATGCGGGCGCGCCGGAGATCCCGTGGTACCGCACAGGCGACTTGGCCTACTGCGACGCCGACGGAGACCTGTTCTTCTTAGGCCGCAAGGACGACCAGATCCAGATCGCCGGGTACCGGGTGGAGCTGGGCGAAATCGAGCACGTCCTGCGCCAAGCCACGGGAATCAGCCACGTGGCGGCCATCGGCTGGCGGCAAGCCCCCAATCACCCGCTGTGCGTCGTGGCCTTCGTGGCGGGCCGAATCGTCGATTCCGCCGCGATCATCGAACGCTGCGCCGAGAGCCTGCCCAATTACATGGTGCCGCACAAAATCTGCAGTATTGTGAGCATGCCGCTCAACTCCAACGGCAAGATCGACCGCAACACCTTGGCCCAGATGGTCACGGGGGCATGATGAGCAGCACGGTCCTGTGGAGCGACTTCCTCCAGCACGTCTTCGTTCTGTACGAACAAAAGTTTTTGCAGCGCGGGATCGCCGTTCCGGACAGCCTCGCGCCCGAATTCGACCTGATCCGGAACACCATCGTCGATTCCCTGGAATACTTCTCCCTGGTGGGCAGTCTGGAGGAACGCTTCGGCGCCCTGGACATGGAGTTGGTGAGTGAGCACGGTTTTGGCGCCCTAGGCTCCCTATACCAGGGCCTCACCGGCGCGGCCCCGGGCAAGCAGGCCGGGATCACCCGGGCGGACATGGCCGAGGCCCTGGCCGGTCTGAGCCTGGAACCCGACGGTGTGTTTGTCATCCATTCGGGCCTCCAGCACCTCGGCCCCATCCAGGGCCATGCCGAGGCGCTCCACGCGGCGCTCCAGGACGTGGCTGGACGCGGCATAACGGTCATGGTGCCTGCGGCCAACATTCCGCAGTTCAAGGCCCACGCCTTTGACGCCCGCACCACGCCCGCCGACGCCTCGCTCGGGGTCTTTTCCGAGTACATCCGGTCCCGGCCCGGAGCCCTGCGCAGCGAGAACCCCCTGGATTCCGCAGCGGCCATCGGGCCCCAGGCCATCGCCCTGATCCGCCCCTACGAACTGGCCTACGGCGAGGGCTCGCCCTGGCGGCAGGCCCTGGACCTGAACGCCACGGCCCTGTTCGTGGGCGTGGGGCTGGAATACGCCTCGGCCGTGCACATGGCCGAGTTGGACTGCCGGGTACCATACCGGGCCATGAAGGACTTCCGCTACCGGACCATGGGCGATTCCGGCCCCCAGGAGAGCTGCTACCGGCTCTTCGCCCGACAGCCGGAGACACTCTACGATTTCGCCAGGATCCACGCCGTGGCGGGCTTCGACGCCGCCTGCACTTGGCAGAAGCTCGGCTACGGCGTTTTGACGAAGGTCCGAATGCGCGCTATCTATGCTTCTGCCGTTCGTGTGCTGAACGAAAATCCTCGTTTTTTCCTGGAGGGATAAATGGCTTGGGACGAATGCTGGGAAAAGATATTCTCGGAGCGCGAATGGGGCAAGTATCCCTCGGAAAGCGTCATCCGGTTCATGGCCAAATACTTCTATAAGGCCCCGGACCGGCGCGCGGTCAAGGTTCTGGACCTGGGTTGTGGCACGGGCACGGTCTCCTGGTACTGCGCTCGTGAGGGCTTCACGGTCTTCGGCATCGACGGCTCGGCCACCGGAGTGCGCCGAGCCCAGGAGCGCTTCGCCCACGAAGGCCTCAACGGCGAGTTCCGGGTGGGCGACATCACGAAGCTGCCCTACGCCGACAGATCCTTTGACGCGGTCATCGACGGCTTCGCCATGGCCGCCAACGACCGCGAGTCCCACGCCGTGATCCTCAAGGAGGTGCGTCGCGTGCTCAAGCCCGAGGGCCTGTTCTACTCCATCTTCCCGGACGTGGACACTATGGGCTACGGCTCGGGTATCACCTTGGACCGCTACGTGCAGAAAAACCTGACTACGGGCCCGTTCGCCCAGGAAGGCACTATCTACTTCTTCGACGAGGACGAGATCAAACGGCAATTCCAAGGCTTTACGGTAGAATCCCTGGAGATGCTCCGGCGCACCTTCGACAACCGCCAGAGCCACTGCACTGAATGGGTCTTTGTCGGCAGGCCCTAAGGCCGCTCCGCAGGACAACCAACCGGTGGAAGCCAGCGCAATGCCGAACCCGCACGCAACCGTCTACGTAGTCCACTGCATCGACACGGAAGGCCCGTTGCACGAGTCCCTGGAGGCCACGTTCGAACGGCTCCGGTACGTCTTCGGCGTCACCCTGGAACCCACCAGGGAGAACCTGAGGCGGCTCCAGGACGGCGAGATCGATCTCGACGGCAACGAGGCTGCAGTGCGCCAGATGGTCGCCCCGGAACTGCTCCGCTACAACGACACCTGGGACGCCGTGGACCGGATGCTGGAGAACGCGCTGAACCCGTCGTTCCGCGACAGCTTCACGGATTCTTTCGGCGGCCACTGGATCTACAACTGGTTCTGCGTGGACCATGTGGGATACGAGGGCAATCCGCGGCACCGGGACATGGGCTACGGCAACGTCTTCGACCACTATTTCCGGTACGTCCGAGCCCAAGGCATGAGGGACGGGTTCCAGTTCCACTACCACCCCATGCCGTTCAGCCGGCAGGCGCACCACTGCGCCACCCACTACTTCGCCCACGCCGACACCCTGTTCCGCAGCCTGGCTTGGCGGATCATCGAGCGCGGCTGGTTTCCCAGCTGCTACCGCCCCGGGTTTCACACCATCCGGCCGGACAGTCACTGGTTCCTGGAGCAATTCCTGCCCTTCGACTTCTCCAACCAGGCCACGGACGAGACCTCTGAGCAAAAGGATATGGCCAGCGGCCGCTTCGGCGACTGGCGGCGGGCCCCGGACACCTGGGTCCCGTACCGCCCGGACCACGACGACTACCAGCGGCCCGGCAACTGCCGTCGCCACACCATGCGCTGCCTGAACGTCGGCACCCGCACGCGCTGCCTGAGGCAGTCCGACGTGGACCAGGCCTTTGTGGAGGCCAGCCGGAGCTTGCCCGTGATCTTGGCCTTCGCCGACCACGATTTCCGCGACATCCGCCCGGACGTGCGCACGGTGGCGGCCATGCTGGCGGATGCGGCCAGGCGCCACCCCGGTGTGGGCTACCGCTTCTGTGAGGCACGTGAGGCCGCCCGCTTCGCCCTAGGCCTGGAGGCCGCAAAGCCCCCCCTCACGCTCAAGGCCACTTGGCAGGACGACACCCTGCTCCTAGAGGCGGACCGGCCCATTTTCGGACCCCAACCGTTCCTGGCCCTCAAGACCCGCACCGGTCAGTACCTTCACGACAACTTCGACATCCAGACCCCGTTCCGCGCCTGGAGCTACGTGCTGGACGCCCAGACCGTGCCCGCCGGCACGGTAGAGACCATCGGCGCGGGCGCCTGCGACGCCGCAGGCAACGTGACGGTGGTCCGCTCCATACCCGGCGGCCCAGCCGAGTCCTTCCACTGGTAGCCCCCGCCGCCCCATTCTTTGCCTTTTGGCCCCGCCGATGCTACACAGACGCCCAGAACGGAGCGCGACATGAAACTTACGGGCAAGCGAATTCTCGTCACCGGGGCGGACGGATTCATCGGTTCGCACCTGACTGAGCACTTGGTGCGCCTGGGGTTCCGGGTGCGGGCCTTCGTGCTCTACAATTCCTTCAACTCCTGGGGCTGGCTGGACGAATCGCCTGAGGAGGTCAAGGCCGAACTGGACGTTTTCGCTGGCGACATCCGCGATCCCAACGGGGTGCGCCAGGCGATGCGAGGTTGCGACGTGGTCCTCAACCTGGCCGCGCTCATCGCCATCCCCTATTCCTATCACTCCCCGGACACTTACGTAGACACCAACGTCAAGGGCGCGCTGAACGTGGTCCAGGCGGCCCGCGACCTGGGCGTGGAGCGCGTGATCCAGACCTCCACCAGCGAGGTCTACGGCACGGCGCGGTTTGTGCCCATCACCGAGGAGCACCCCCTCCAGCCCCAGTCGCCCTATTCGGCCTCCAAGATCGGCGCGGACCAGATCGCGCTCTCGTTCCACCACGCCTTCGGCACGCCGGTGTCGGTGATCCGGCCCTTCAACACCTATGGCCCCCGGCAGTCCGCCCGGGCCGTGATCCCCACCGTGATCACCCAGATCGCCACCGGCGTCCGCCATGTGCGGCTCGGGGCCCAGCACCCCACGCGGGACTTCAGCTTCGTGGAGGACATCGTGCGCGGCTTCGTGGCGGTGGCCCGGGCCGACGCCTGCCTGGGGCAGGTCACCAACATCGGCAGCGGATTCGAGATATCCATCGGCGACACGGCCCGGACCATCGCCGAGGTCATGGGCGCGGACATCGAGATCGTCTGCGACCAGGAGCGTTTGCGGCCGGAGAACAGCGAGGTGGAACGCCTCTTCGCGGGCATCGAGCGGGCCGCCGAGCGCTGTGGCTGGCAGCCCGAATACGCCGGAATCGACGGCTTCCGGCGCGGACTCGCGCGCACCGTGGAATGGTTCCGGACCCCTGACAACCTCCGGCGCTACAAGGCCGGCCGCTACAACATCTGACCGCCGGAGCGGACCCGCATATGAAGGATTGGAAAAAGGCCCTGGTACGCGTCACCGGCACGATGCGGGACGCCGTGCAGGCGCTCAACGACGGCAGCGTGCGCATGGCCCTGGCCGTGGACGCCGAAGGCCGCCTCCGGGGCGTGATCACGGACGGCGACATCCGGCGCGGCCTGCTGGTCGGGAAGACGCTGGAAAGCCCGTTGCTGGACGTGCTCGTCACCGATTTCCGGGCGGCCCGCCCCGGCGACGGCGACGCGGCGATTCTCGCCGTCATGCGTGAGCTGGACATCCACCAGATGCCCGTGCTGGACGCCGAGGGCCGGGTCATCGGCCTGAAGGTGCTCGGCGAACTATCCGCGCCGTTGCCGCGCGACAACTGGGTGGTGCTCATGGCCGGAGGCCTGGGCACACGGCTGCGCCCCCTCACCGAAGACTGTCCCAAGCCCCTGCTGCCCGTGGGCGGGCGGCCGCTGCTGGAAACCATCATGCAGCAGTTCATCCAGCACGGTTTCCACAATTTCTTCATCTCCGTGAACTACCGCGCCGACATGGTCGAGGAGCATTTCGGCGACGGCACCCGGTTGGGCGTGAGCATCGAGTACCTGCGCGAACGGGAGCCCCTGGGCACCGCCGGAGCCCTGGGCCTCCTGCCCCGGAAGCCGGACGCCCCGGTCTTCGTCATGAACGGCGACCTACTCACCCGGGTGGACTTCCCCGGCATGCTCGACTTTCACCTGACCCAAGGGGCGCACGCCACCATGGCCGTGCGCGGCTTCGACATCCAGGTGCCCTACGGCGTGGTGGACGTGCGCGAAAACAGCATCGTGGGCCTGGAAGAAAAGCCGGTGCAGAAATTCTTCGTCAACGCGGGCATCTACGTCCTGGGTTCCGAGGCCGTGGCGGAGATCGCCCCGGACGCCTACCTGGACATGCCCTCGCTGTTCTCCCGGCTCATGGAGCAGGGCAGCCCAACGGCCGCCTTCCCCATCCACGAGTATTGGATGGACATCGGCCGCAGACAGGATTTCGAGCAGGCCAACTGCGACTTCGCCCTGCACTTCCAACGCCAGGAGCGCTAGATGCGGGTTCTGGTCGTCGGCTTCGGCTCCATCGGCGGACGCCACGCCCGCCTGCTGGCCGGACTGGGCCACGAGGTGGCCTGCCTGACCCGCAACCCGGACTGCCCGCACCCGGTCTTCGCCTCGGCCGAGGCGGCCCAGGCGGCGTTCCGGCCCGAGGCGGCGGTGGTGGCCACGGCCACGGCCGACCACCAGAGCGCCCTGGAAAACCTGGCGCGGGCGGGATTCCGGGGCCGCGTGTTGGTCGAGAAGCCGCTCTTTCATCGAGCCGACTTGGAGATTCCCGCCGGGCCGGGACCGGTGTTCGTGGGCTACAACCTGCGCTTCCACCCCCTGGTTCCCAGGCTGCGGGAACTGCTCCGCGACCGCCGCATTCTTTCCATCCAGGCCTATGTGGGGCAGCACCTTTCCCTCTGGCGGCCGGGCCGGGACTTCCGGCAATGCTATTCCGCGCACCGGGACCAGGGAGGCGGCGTTCTGCGCGACCTGTCCCACGAGCTGGACCTCGTGCAGCTCCTGGCCGGGCCCTGGTCGCGGGTGGCGGCGGTGCTCGGAACCTTCGGCGACCTGGGTATCGAGTCCGAGGACACGGCCTGCCTGCTTCTGGAAGCTGCGGGCTGCCCCGCCGCCACCATCCAGCTCAACTACCTGGACCCCCGAGGACGGCGGGAGCTTCTGGTCCTGGCCCAGGGCTTGAGCCTCAAGGCCGACTTCGTGGCCGGGATCCTGGAGACGCCCGAGGGCGTCGAGCGTTTCGCTGCCGAGCGGGACACGACGTATCTGGCCCAGGCCCGGGCCTTTGTCGGGGACTGCGCCGGGCTCTGCACCCTGGGCGAGGCCGGACAAACCTTGGCGCTCATCGACGCCGCGGAACAGGCCGCCCGGGACGGGCGGTGGGTGTGTGCATGACACCGAAAATCTGGGGATTCATTTTCGCCCGGGGCGGGTCCAAGGGCCTGCCGGGCAAGAACATCCGGCCCCTGGACGGCGTCCCCCTGCTGGGCTACGCCGTGCGCGCCGCCCACGACAGCGGCTGCGTCGAGCGGGTCATCGTCTCCACCGACGATCCGGCCATCGCCGAGGCGGCCCGCGCCTGCGGGGCCGAGGTTCCCTTTCTGCGCCCGGCCGAGCTGGCCCGTGACGACTCGCCCGAGTGGCTGGCCTGGCGGCACGCCGTGGACGCCCTGGACTACTTCGACGTCTTCGTCTCCCTGCCCGCCACGGCCCCGCTGCGCATCGGCGCGGACGTGAAGGCCTGCGTTGAGACCTATCTCCGGGGCGACTGCGACATGGTGGTCACCGTGCGGGCGGCGGAACGCCATCCCTCGTTCAACATGGTCCGGCTGGACGAGGACGGCTACGCCTCGCTGCTCATGCCCCTGGGCGACGTGGCCCGGCGGCAGGACGCCCCGGCGGCCTTCGACATGACCACCGTGGCCTACGTCACCTCGCCGCGTTTCATCCGTGAGCATTCCGGCCTGTTCCAGGGCCGGGTGCGGGTGGTGGAGGTTCCGGCCGAGCGGGCCGTGGACATCGACACGGAGCTGGATTTCGCCTTCGCGGAATTTCTCATGCGGCGCCGCAACCAAGGAAAGAAGCCATGAAGAGCATTCGGGAACTCATGGATTTGAGCGGCCGCGCGGCCCTGGTCACCGGCGGGGCCGGGCACATCGGCCGGGCCTGCTGCGAAGCCCTGGCCGAGATGGGCTGCGCCGTGGCCGTCATCGACCTGGACCAGGACAGCTGTCGCGAAACGGCCGATGATCTGGCGCGGCGCTTCGAAGTGTCCACCCTGCCCCTGGCCCTGGACTTGGCCGACGAGAAGGCCGTGGTCGCCGCGCCGGATCGCGTCGCCGACGCCCTGGGTTCCCTGGGCATCCTGGTGAACTGCGCGGCCTTCGTGGGCACTTCCAAACTTCAGGGTTGGGGAGTGCCTTTCGAGCAACAGCGCCTGGACACCTGGCGCGCGGCCCTGGAGGTCAACCTCACCGCTCCCTTCGCCCTGATCCAGGCCGCGGCCCGGTATCTGCGCGCCTCGGGGCACGGCTCGGTGGTCAACGTGGGCTCGACCTACGGCGTGGTGGGCCCGGACTGGAGCCTCTACGAGGGCACGTCCATGAGCAACCCGGCGGCCTACGCCGCCAGCAAGGGTGGCCTGATCCAGCTCACGCGCTGGCTGGCCACCACCTTGGCCCCGGACGTGCGCGTGAACAGCCTCTGCCCGGGCGGCGTCTTCCGCAACCAGCCGGAATGCTTCGTGCGCCGCTACGAGGCCCGCACCCCGGCGGGGCGCATGGCCACGGAAGAGGACATGAAGGGTACGTTGCTGTATCTGGCCGGGGATCTCTCCCGCTACGTCACGGGACAAAACATCATGGTGGACGGCGGCTGGACCGCCTGGTGAGGGCTAGGCCGGAGGCTCCTCCGGCAACTGGGCCAGAAGCTGGGGCAGGACGAGCTCGGGCGTGAGTTCGTTGAGACACTGCATCGTGCCCTTGGGGCAGACGTCCTTGTTGCAGCGGGAGCAGTCCAGGGTCAGGGCCGCGAAGTTCTGGTCCGGGCCCGGGTAGGTCCAGGACGGACCGTAGTTGGCCCCGATGAAGGTGAACGTGGGCGTACCCACGGCCAGGGCCAAGTGCCTGGGCGCGGAGCAGTTGCCCAGGTGAAGCACGGCGCGGGACTGGATCGCGGCCACCCGGTCCAGGGGCAGGATCTCCGGCAGGAGCAAACAGCGGTCCCGGCGACCGCATGCGTCGTACACCTCGCGCACCTGTCCTTCCTCGCCCGGCCCATGCAGGAGCAGGAAGCGCAGCTCCGGCCGCTTCTCGGCCAGCAATTCAAACAGCCGGGCATAGTGCCGCGCGGGCCAGCGCCGGGTCACGGCCTTGTGCGTGGTGTCCACGGTCACCAGCTTCTCCCCGTCCCGCAGCCCCTGTTCGCGCAGCCAGGCGTCGGCCCAGGCGCGTTTCTCCTCCGGCACATGCACGTAGGGCCGTTCGCCCTTCCACTCCAACCCCAGCGGGCTCAGGGCGCAGGCCTTCACCTTGGCGGCGTAGCCT is drawn from Desulfovibrio aminophilus DSM 12254 and contains these coding sequences:
- a CDS encoding SDR family oxidoreductase codes for the protein MKSIRELMDLSGRAALVTGGAGHIGRACCEALAEMGCAVAVIDLDQDSCRETADDLARRFEVSTLPLALDLADEKAVVAAPDRVADALGSLGILVNCAAFVGTSKLQGWGVPFEQQRLDTWRAALEVNLTAPFALIQAAARYLRASGHGSVVNVGSTYGVVGPDWSLYEGTSMSNPAAYAASKGGLIQLTRWLATTLAPDVRVNSLCPGGVFRNQPECFVRRYEARTPAGRMATEEDMKGTLLYLAGDLSRYVTGQNIMVDGGWTAW
- a CDS encoding class I SAM-dependent methyltransferase, yielding MAWDECWEKIFSEREWGKYPSESVIRFMAKYFYKAPDRRAVKVLDLGCGTGTVSWYCAREGFTVFGIDGSATGVRRAQERFAHEGLNGEFRVGDITKLPYADRSFDAVIDGFAMAANDRESHAVILKEVRRVLKPEGLFYSIFPDVDTMGYGSGITLDRYVQKNLTTGPFAQEGTIYFFDEDEIKRQFQGFTVESLEMLRRTFDNRQSHCTEWVFVGRP
- a CDS encoding nucleotidyltransferase family protein, with product MKDWKKALVRVTGTMRDAVQALNDGSVRMALAVDAEGRLRGVITDGDIRRGLLVGKTLESPLLDVLVTDFRAARPGDGDAAILAVMRELDIHQMPVLDAEGRVIGLKVLGELSAPLPRDNWVVLMAGGLGTRLRPLTEDCPKPLLPVGGRPLLETIMQQFIQHGFHNFFISVNYRADMVEEHFGDGTRLGVSIEYLREREPLGTAGALGLLPRKPDAPVFVMNGDLLTRVDFPGMLDFHLTQGAHATMAVRGFDIQVPYGVVDVRENSIVGLEEKPVQKFFVNAGIYVLGSEAVAEIAPDAYLDMPSLFSRLMEQGSPTAAFPIHEYWMDIGRRQDFEQANCDFALHFQRQER
- a CDS encoding AAC(3) family N-acetyltransferase, with product MSSTVLWSDFLQHVFVLYEQKFLQRGIAVPDSLAPEFDLIRNTIVDSLEYFSLVGSLEERFGALDMELVSEHGFGALGSLYQGLTGAAPGKQAGITRADMAEALAGLSLEPDGVFVIHSGLQHLGPIQGHAEALHAALQDVAGRGITVMVPAANIPQFKAHAFDARTTPADASLGVFSEYIRSRPGALRSENPLDSAAAIGPQAIALIRPYELAYGEGSPWRQALDLNATALFVGVGLEYASAVHMAELDCRVPYRAMKDFRYRTMGDSGPQESCYRLFARQPETLYDFARIHAVAGFDAACTWQKLGYGVLTKVRMRAIYASAVRVLNENPRFFLEG
- a CDS encoding glycosyltransferase family 9 protein: MTKPIPQDFTPRRALICQQRQIGDVILATPLIRMLKDRYPAVEIDFFTEAKCADVLKDNPDISRLWVVDKSLSPWGALAFYLNMRRRSYDLVVNCQQLPRCKTVTFFSGARYRLAHTPKWYNSFLYTHTAPIFGGYAAKVKACALSPLGLEWKGERPYVHVPEEKRAWADAWLREQGLRDGEKLVTVDTTHKAVTRRWPARHYARLFELLAEKRPELRFLLLHGPGEEGQVREVYDACGRRDRCLLLPEILPLDRVAAIQSRAVLHLGNCSAPRHLALAVGTPTFTFIGANYGPSWTYPGPDQNFAALTLDCSRCNKDVCPKGTMQCLNELTPELVLPQLLAQLPEEPPA
- a CDS encoding Gfo/Idh/MocA family protein, producing the protein MRVLVVGFGSIGGRHARLLAGLGHEVACLTRNPDCPHPVFASAEAAQAAFRPEAAVVATATADHQSALENLARAGFRGRVLVEKPLFHRADLEIPAGPGPVFVGYNLRFHPLVPRLRELLRDRRILSIQAYVGQHLSLWRPGRDFRQCYSAHRDQGGGVLRDLSHELDLVQLLAGPWSRVAAVLGTFGDLGIESEDTACLLLEAAGCPAATIQLNYLDPRGRRELLVLAQGLSLKADFVAGILETPEGVERFAAERDTTYLAQARAFVGDCAGLCTLGEAGQTLALIDAAEQAARDGRWVCA
- a CDS encoding cytidylyltransferase domain-containing protein, with protein sequence MTPKIWGFIFARGGSKGLPGKNIRPLDGVPLLGYAVRAAHDSGCVERVIVSTDDPAIAEAARACGAEVPFLRPAELARDDSPEWLAWRHAVDALDYFDVFVSLPATAPLRIGADVKACVETYLRGDCDMVVTVRAAERHPSFNMVRLDEDGYASLLMPLGDVARRQDAPAAFDMTTVAYVTSPRFIREHSGLFQGRVRVVEVPAERAVDIDTELDFAFAEFLMRRRNQGKKP
- a CDS encoding amino acid adenylation domain-containing protein; the protein is MTPSIINGFLQNAKQAPSAPALFVQDAFYSYADLAAAGASIREALVAQAATEELIGVFAYRSLPMFIGILGTLMAGKCYVPLNPTFPAKRLKSVVLRSGMRLVLTEEKYLDQILEVLQACEGTYVLLVVDALAAGSFAAGNVVVHNQQHTEARALEPQALRPVEVQDNGFAYLLFTSGSTGDPKGVGITHANVNFFVNAVQRKYRFAASDRFSQLFDFTFDLSAFDMFVAWSAGAAVYCPPKEECLAPVKFVKKHELTVWFSVPSTGVLMARFDFLKPGNLPSLRFALFCGEALLCDTARQFLAAAPQALVENLYGPTEATIAFTAYPCTQASLDEKCRNGVVPIGKPFEGLVAAVVDENLRPLPRGEVGELCLGGAQIAPGYWEGEALTRAKFLSLPHAGAPEIPWYRTGDLAYCDADGDLFFLGRKDDQIQIAGYRVELGEIEHVLRQATGISHVAAIGWRQAPNHPLCVVAFVAGRIVDSAAIIERCAESLPNYMVPHKICSIVSMPLNSNGKIDRNTLAQMVTGA
- a CDS encoding NAD-dependent 4,6-dehydratase LegB, which translates into the protein MKLTGKRILVTGADGFIGSHLTEHLVRLGFRVRAFVLYNSFNSWGWLDESPEEVKAELDVFAGDIRDPNGVRQAMRGCDVVLNLAALIAIPYSYHSPDTYVDTNVKGALNVVQAARDLGVERVIQTSTSEVYGTARFVPITEEHPLQPQSPYSASKIGADQIALSFHHAFGTPVSVIRPFNTYGPRQSARAVIPTVITQIATGVRHVRLGAQHPTRDFSFVEDIVRGFVAVARADACLGQVTNIGSGFEISIGDTARTIAEVMGADIEIVCDQERLRPENSEVERLFAGIERAAERCGWQPEYAGIDGFRRGLARTVEWFRTPDNLRRYKAGRYNI